From Jeotgalibacillus haloalkalitolerans:
ACAAGTATTGTCTGTTCTTTTAATGACGGTGAGATTTCAGCGATTGATGTATGCACTGTTCCGTCATAGAGCAGCTTTTCATAGATCTCATCGGAAATAATCAGCAGATCTTTTTCAAGACATGCCTGACCAATTGCCTCAAGCTCTTCCTTTGAGTAAACCATCCCTGTAGGGTTACTTGGTGAGTTAATAATCACTGCCTTTGTTTCAGGTCCGGCAGCCTCAAGAATCTGCTCTGCAGTTACTTTATAGTCGTTATCTTCTTTTCCTTCAACTATGACAGGTTTGCCTCCTGCAAGTTTTACCTGTTCAGGGTAACTTACCCAATATGGAGTTGGAATAATGACTTCATCACCGTCATTTAAAATCGCCTGAAATATATTGTAAAGTACGTGCTTAGCACCGCTGCCCACAAAGATCTCAGAAAGATCATATGTAATGTGCTGGTCTCTCTTAAATTTATCAGCGATCGCCTGTTTTAGTGCAACTGTTCCGGCTGCAGGCGTATATTTCGTTTCACCGCTTTTCATTGACTGATATGCAGCTTCGATAATATGATCAGGGGTATTAAAATCAGGCTCCCCTGCTCCTAACCCGATGACATCTTTACCTTCAGCTTTTAATTCTTTCGCTTTGGCCGTAATTGCCAAAGTTGTAGATGGTGTCAGTGATTTCACTCTGTTTGCAAGTAATTCTTTCATGATTTCTTCACTCCTTATAAGTTACGGATGGTTCTCCACCAGTCACCACTTTCAAACTTCACATAATAATAATTCAGCAAATCATCTTCATCCTCGTAGACAATTTCCCATACCGGACCTACTGATTCCATCCCGATTTTCGAAGACAGTATCTTCTGAGGCTCATCATCATTGTAAAGCATATCTAAAGCCTGTTCTTCTGATATCCCGTCTTCAACCGGAATCACGACTGAGTCAAGCTCTGTATTCTCCGGATAAAAGAATAATTGATTTGATCCTTCCATATCTCCTGTAACGATATAATACACTTCACTGCCGTGATAATGATAGCTGTCTGTCACTTCCATTCCCTGTGCTCTTGCAGCTTCTTCAGCTATTTCAAGTTCTGCATTGACCTGTTGCCTGGCAGTGGAATAGATCAGGACAAAGCAGATAATAAACACCGTTATCACGGCACTTAATAAGAGTATCCATTTTTTCATAATAACCCTCACTTATGTTCTGTAAATCGTAAAAACAGCTTTTGACTGATCCTCCTGATCCAGTGCAAGACCAAACATCAGATCATCTCTTTTGAGAGACCGGTTCAGTGCATCCACAATTTTATACAGATCCTTGGAATGATCTACTGTCACTGTAGAAATGATTTCAATCTTTTCACCCATCGGCTTCACTTCTTTCAATCAGATTTATCATAAACAGTATAACAGGTTTATTCAGCCTACAACCATTCTTCAATGTCAAAGATACACTCATCAAGACTTTTTTCTTCAACCTTCATTTCAGGAATCGAATCTGTAAATGCTTTACCATAAGATGCACTGAGAAGTCTTCTGTCAAATACCATGAAAATCCCGCGATCATTCTCGTGCCTGATCAGTCTGCCAAATCCCTGTCTGAATCTAAGAACAGCTTTAGGCAGAGAGACTTCCTGAAACGGGTTTCTATTTTCACTTTTAGCACGTTCCCATTGGGCTTTCACCAGTGGTTCATCCGGTGGTGAAAAAGGCAGTCTCACCATTACAAGGCACGACAGGTCCTCACCGGGAATATCAAGCCCTTCCCAAAAACTGCTGGTGCCGAATAAAACTGCTTTATCAAATTTACGGAAATTCTTTGACAGCTTTGTTCTGCTGCCTGCCGATATCCCCTGGGCAATCAGGACAAAATCCTCCATCTGCTGACTTTCTTTTATTAATTCATACGTATTGCGGAGCATCTCATGTGAAGTAAACAGCACGAGCATCCTGCCGGAAGTTGCCTCGGCGATCACCGCTAAATGACCGGTAATCCATTCAACATATTCTTCAGGTGTTACGGATTTAATATCCGGCAGATCATTCGGCACCATCAGCCTCACATGATTCCGATAGTCGAATGGTGATTCATACTTGTTAATGATCAGCTTTTTTCCTGCAAGTCCTGATGACTGAATAAAATGATCGAACGAGTCATTTACTGCCAGTGTCGCACTTACCGCAACCGCAGGCAGGGAATCATCGAAAAACGCATGCTGAATTTTATCCTTCAGATCCAATTCATTTGCAACAATTGTCAGGCTTCCGGGTATAGATCTCAAATCCCCTTCAATCCAATTCACATATTGATCATGCTTTCTGATAAATAACGTTCTGATGATTTCAATTAATCTTTCCCATTCCTGAAACAGTGCGCCGGCATCTTCTACTGCTGCTTTTTCATGAACAGTCAGCTTTGTTTTCTTCTTCCCGATCGCTTCAAGCTGTTTTAACAATGTTTTCAAACAGTTTTTCAATTCATTTAACAATCTTTCAAAACTGTACTTAACATACTTCCAGTCGCTATGATCACCCTGCAAAAGCAGTTTCTGCTTTTGAAATCCTTTTTGCCGCTTAACGTGATTTTTAAAGTACAATCCAAGCTGATAAAAAGATGCGTCTGTTTCCTGATTCAGCCGGTCCCAGCTTTCAGGATGAAAATAGTCACATGAGATCTTATGTTTATTAAGGATCGAATGAAGTTTTTCTGATATTCCATCCTCCTGGCTTCCGGTTAATCGTGAAATGGCGAACTTTATTTTCATATAGTCCAGCCTGATGCCCCACTGATTTCTGCAGGTCTCCTCCAGGTGATGCGCTTCATCAATCATCAAATGGTCATAGCGTGGAAATGTCCCGGTGTCTTTAAGTTTATCAACTGCCAGCATTGCGTGATTTGTGATCACAATATCTGCCTGCTCGGCCTTCTTTAATGAATAACTGTAAAAATCACGCTCGGCCCAGGGATCCTGATTTTTATCCAGATACCAGCCGCTATGTCTGATTCTGTTCCAGTATAGCAGGCTGCCTCCTGACAGGTTCAACTCATCTATATCACCGGTTTCTGTTTCCGTTAACCAGGTTAATAACTGCATTTTAGCAAGCACAGTATCATATTGCCGGTCATTTTCTTTGAGTGACTGCTCAAATTTCATCATATGAATGTAATTACTTCTGCCTTTGAGCACAGCAGTTGCCAATGAATTATGCAGCAAAGCGTTTATTTTCCCGGCAGTTTCAAGCAACTGATCCTGCTGTTGAAGTGTCTGTGTGGTGATGCATATTTTTTTACCTTCGTTTACTTTTATAACAGCAGGTATCAGTAACCCGAGTGTTTTCCCTACTCCGGTTCCAGCTTCTATGACCGCATGCGATTGTGTCTGAAAAGCTGTCAGTATATCAGTGATCATTTGAAGCTGTGCTTCCCTCTTCTGATATCCGGGCACAAGCTCACTGATAAAGTTTTCGATCTCTATTTCAGGTTTTTTAAAATGGCTTTTTTGAACCAGCTGCTTCTTTCTGATTGCAATTCCCCTGAAAACTTCAAGTTCATCAGGAAGATCAGTGAGATTTTTCTTTTTTTCTTCTATACACAGTTCAAAAAAGAGGTCTAAATCACTTTTTAAAAATGCAGATTGACCTGCCAGCTGCTCTACAGTCAGTAAAGGCATGTTCATCACTTTATTATGTAAACTGATTAATAGTTCTGCAGTTGCAAGCGCATCGCTGTCAGCCTGGTGGGGACGATCATGCTCAAGTAACAGATTTTCCGTCAGATCCCCCAGTTTAAAACTTGCTGCTTCAGGCATTAATGCACGTGACAGTTCAACTGTGTCCCAGGCTGGTCCCGAGAACTCATTCAAATCAGCATTTCTTAAAGCTCCATTTAAAAAAGGCAGATCAAATTGAACATTATGTGCAACAAAAACAGCTCCCTTCAGCATTTCCTGGATGCGGGGAGCAATCATTTTAAAATCAGGTGCATCTGCTACATCTTGCTCTGTAATACCTGTCAGTTCAGTAATGAAAGGAGGGATCGGCTGCACTGGATTTACAAATGATGAATAGGTCTCAGTTACGCTCATGTTTTCAATCAGAACGACCGCAAATTGTATTATGCGGTCGCCTCTTCTGTATGAATTTCCGGTTGTTTCTATATCCACCACTGCAATTTTTTCTGATCTCATACCTTTCACAGCCTTTATCTGATTTCTAGCCCATTACTGTTGCTTCAGGCTCATGGTGTATCAATTCTGTAATTTCATTATGCTCATTCATAATTGCCACTTTCGGCTGGTGGTGCTTTGCCTCTTCATTCTGTACAAGCATGTATGAGATGACAATAATAACATCGCCCTCCTGTACAAGTCTGGCTGCTGCACCATTTACACACATAACACCACTTCCACGTTTGCCTTTAATAATATAGGTCTCAAAACGGGCGCCATTGTTATTATTAACGATTTGCACTTTTTCATTTGGATACATTCCCACAGCATCCAGAATATCTTCATCAATCGTAATACTTCCTACATAATTTAAATTAGCTTCTGTCACTCTTGCTCTATGAATTTTACCACTCATCATTGTTCTGAACATTCCGGTTCCTCCTCAGTCGTAAATATGATATTGTCGATTAATCTGGCCCGCTCGAACCTCACCGCAGCAGCAATAATCAGACGGGTATCTGACTCAGAAGGCACCTGCAATTCAGGATAGGTGAGGATTTCCACATAATCCAGCTCGCCGCTTACAGATAACAGCTCATTTTTAAAGTGGTCAATTGCTGCCATCCTGCCGCTTTGAAGATATACTTTAGAACTTAATTGTAACGCCTGATAAATGGCTGGCGCTTCTTTTCTTTCCTGATCGCTCAAATAGACATTTCTTGAGCTCTTGGCAAGTCCATCCTCTTCCCTTACCGTTTCAACCGGAATGATTTCAGTCGGAAAATGTAGGCTTTTAGCCAGACCTTCAACGACAGCAACCTGCTGGGCGTCCTTCTGCCCAAAAAAACTTTTATCTGGATCTACGATATTGAAAAGGATTGATAATACAGTTACAACGCCATCAAAGTGTCCGGGTCTTGAAGCCCCGCACAGTACATCTGTCCGATCAACTGCCATAACCTTGACAGATGGTTCAGATGGATACAGCTCAGTCACATCCGGATAAAAAAGCAGATCCACACCTGCTTCTTCTGCAAGTCTTCTGTCTCTTTCAATATCTCTCGGATACCTTTCAAAATCTTCTCCCGGACCGAATTGCAACGGATTGACAAAGATGCTCATGACAGTAATGTCACATTGAATGACTGATTGTGCCACCAATGATAAGTGACCTTCATGTAAAAAACCCATTGTCGGGACAAAACCGATTGATTTGCCCTTCATTTTATAGCTGTTAATGGTATTCTTCATATCTTGAACAGAACTGATTGTAATCACGAATTCGTTCCCCCGTAAAGAGAAATTCTTTCTTCTTCTTTCAGGTTAAACGAATGGGATTGACCAGGAAATTTCTGCTCCTTTACCTCTTTATTATACTGTTTAATCGCTCCCACAATATCAGGATAAACTTCAGTATATTTTTTAACAAATTTAGGAACGCGATGATCACCGTAACCGATCAGATCATGAAAAACAAGCACCTGACCATCTGACTGGACACCTGCGCCTATTCCCACAGTTGGTATTTTACATAATGCCGTAACCTTTTCAGTGATCTGCTGTGGAATACACTCCAATACAACTGAAAATGCACCAGCCTGTTCACAGGATAAAGCATCATCGATCAGCTGCCTTCCCTGTTCAGCCGTTTTAGCCTGCACTTTAAAGCCGCCGAGAACACCTGCACTCTGCGGTGTCAGACCTAAGTGTGCCATTACAGGAATACCACTCTCAACCAGCGCCTCGATCATTGGCAGTACGTTTCCAGCCCCTTCAACCTTTACAGCATCAGCGCCTGACTCCTGCATGATTCTGGCTGCAGCTCTGAGTGTTTCTTCACGCGACAGGTGATAAGTCATAAAAGGCATATCCACAACAATAAACGTATCCTTTGCACCGCGTCTGACCGCTTTTGCATGATGAATCATATCTTCTATTGTGACCGGAACCGTTGAATCATACCCCAGGACAACCATGCCAAGAGAATCTCCTACCAGAATCATATCTGTCTGAGCCTCCTCAGCAGCTTTGGCAGAAGGGTAATCATATGCGGTAACCATTGTAATTTTTTCACCGTTTTGTTTCATTTTTAAAAAATCAGCAGTTGTTTTCACGTTTTCTCCTCCTTTATTTCAGAGGAAGACGAAATACTGCAGACATAAATAAAACCCTCTGTTAGACAGAAGGATGCCGCAGATTATTCCGGTCCTCTGTCCCTGTCACATAATGGATCAAGGCAGATCATTGCATTTGTTTGTTAAAAGGTGCAGTTCTTAAAGGATACTGCCCACTCACAGTATAACAGATCAATCACATCCGCATCTATAAAAACTACTCAATGTCAGCTGAGTAGATCAGGTGCGTTTCCCCATTTTCATCAATCAGTTTTAATACACCCTCATTCGTGATACCTGATGCAAGACCTTTTATCTCTTTATTCAAAGTTCTTGCTGTTATGTGTTTCCCTATTGTAATTGCATACTTCTCCCAAATCTCTTTGATCGGTTCGAAGCCTTCACTTATATAGACGGCATAGTATTTTTCAAGATTAAAGAGAATTTCCTGCACAATGCCAGCTCTTGAGAACGTTTTGCCGCTTTCTATATGCAGTGAGGTAGCAATCTGCTGTATTTCCTCAGAAAAATCCTCAATATCCTGATTCACATTAATTCCTATACCGATGATCAGGGAATGGATCTGTTCACTGTCTGCCTGGAGTTCAGTTAAAATACCAGTAATTTTCTTTCCATTGATCAACAAATCATTCGGCCACTTGATATCTACTTTCAACCCGCACACTTTTTCAATTGCTTCCACAATCG
This genomic window contains:
- a CDS encoding YpmA family protein; this translates as MGEKIEIISTVTVDHSKDLYKIVDALNRSLKRDDLMFGLALDQEDQSKAVFTIYRT
- the panC gene encoding pantoate--beta-alanine ligase — translated: MITISSVQDMKNTINSYKMKGKSIGFVPTMGFLHEGHLSLVAQSVIQCDITVMSIFVNPLQFGPGEDFERYPRDIERDRRLAEEAGVDLLFYPDVTELYPSEPSVKVMAVDRTDVLCGASRPGHFDGVVTVLSILFNIVDPDKSFFGQKDAQQVAVVEGLAKSLHFPTEIIPVETVREEDGLAKSSRNVYLSDQERKEAPAIYQALQLSSKVYLQSGRMAAIDHFKNELLSVSGELDYVEILTYPELQVPSESDTRLIIAAAVRFERARLIDNIIFTTEEEPECSEQ
- the dinG gene encoding ATP-dependent DNA helicase DinG, translated to MRSEKIAVVDIETTGNSYRRGDRIIQFAVVLIENMSVTETYSSFVNPVQPIPPFITELTGITEQDVADAPDFKMIAPRIQEMLKGAVFVAHNVQFDLPFLNGALRNADLNEFSGPAWDTVELSRALMPEAASFKLGDLTENLLLEHDRPHQADSDALATAELLISLHNKVMNMPLLTVEQLAGQSAFLKSDLDLFFELCIEEKKKNLTDLPDELEVFRGIAIRKKQLVQKSHFKKPEIEIENFISELVPGYQKREAQLQMITDILTAFQTQSHAVIEAGTGVGKTLGLLIPAVIKVNEGKKICITTQTLQQQDQLLETAGKINALLHNSLATAVLKGRSNYIHMMKFEQSLKENDRQYDTVLAKMQLLTWLTETETGDIDELNLSGGSLLYWNRIRHSGWYLDKNQDPWAERDFYSYSLKKAEQADIVITNHAMLAVDKLKDTGTFPRYDHLMIDEAHHLEETCRNQWGIRLDYMKIKFAISRLTGSQEDGISEKLHSILNKHKISCDYFHPESWDRLNQETDASFYQLGLYFKNHVKRQKGFQKQKLLLQGDHSDWKYVKYSFERLLNELKNCLKTLLKQLEAIGKKKTKLTVHEKAAVEDAGALFQEWERLIEIIRTLFIRKHDQYVNWIEGDLRSIPGSLTIVANELDLKDKIQHAFFDDSLPAVAVSATLAVNDSFDHFIQSSGLAGKKLIINKYESPFDYRNHVRLMVPNDLPDIKSVTPEEYVEWITGHLAVIAEATSGRMLVLFTSHEMLRNTYELIKESQQMEDFVLIAQGISAGSRTKLSKNFRKFDKAVLFGTSSFWEGLDIPGEDLSCLVMVRLPFSPPDEPLVKAQWERAKSENRNPFQEVSLPKAVLRFRQGFGRLIRHENDRGIFMVFDRRLLSASYGKAFTDSIPEMKVEEKSLDECIFDIEEWL
- the panB gene encoding 3-methyl-2-oxobutanoate hydroxymethyltransferase, producing MKTTADFLKMKQNGEKITMVTAYDYPSAKAAEEAQTDMILVGDSLGMVVLGYDSTVPVTIEDMIHHAKAVRRGAKDTFIVVDMPFMTYHLSREETLRAAARIMQESGADAVKVEGAGNVLPMIEALVESGIPVMAHLGLTPQSAGVLGGFKVQAKTAEQGRQLIDDALSCEQAGAFSVVLECIPQQITEKVTALCKIPTVGIGAGVQSDGQVLVFHDLIGYGDHRVPKFVKKYTEVYPDIVGAIKQYNKEVKEQKFPGQSHSFNLKEEERISLYGGTNS
- the panD gene encoding aspartate 1-decarboxylase, with product MFRTMMSGKIHRARVTEANLNYVGSITIDEDILDAVGMYPNEKVQIVNNNNGARFETYIIKGKRGSGVMCVNGAAARLVQEGDVIIVISYMLVQNEEAKHHQPKVAIMNEHNEITELIHHEPEATVMG
- a CDS encoding pyridoxal phosphate-dependent aminotransferase, which translates into the protein MKELLANRVKSLTPSTTLAITAKAKELKAEGKDVIGLGAGEPDFNTPDHIIEAAYQSMKSGETKYTPAAGTVALKQAIADKFKRDQHITYDLSEIFVGSGAKHVLYNIFQAILNDGDEVIIPTPYWVSYPEQVKLAGGKPVIVEGKEDNDYKVTAEQILEAAGPETKAVIINSPSNPTGMVYSKEELEAIGQACLEKDLLIISDEIYEKLLYDGTVHTSIAEISPSLKEQTILVNGVSKSHSMTGWRIGYAAGRKDIIKAMTNLASHSTSNPTTTAQFGALAAYEGPQDAVEEMRTAFESRLNKVFDQVNRIPGFRCIKPQGAFYLFPNVKEAAALCGFDSVDEFAKDLLSEANVAVIPGSGFGSPDNIRLSYATDLASLETALSRISDYVENKKR
- a CDS encoding biotin--[acetyl-CoA-carboxylase] ligase gives rise to the protein MASKIRESILAALSSAEDSYFSGQELADQAGCSRTAIWKHIEDLRSSGFIIESKRKKGYRLLGKADELNENNLLVGLQTDRLGRFVHFFESVESTQKIAHRLAQENADEGTLVIAEEQVSGRGRMARTWYSPKGTGIWMSLLLRPSLPPQKAPQFTLIAAVAIVEAIEKVCGLKVDIKWPNDLLINGKKITGILTELQADSEQIHSLIIGIGINVNQDIEDFSEEIQQIATSLHIESGKTFSRAGIVQEILFNLEKYYAVYISEGFEPIKEIWEKYAITIGKHITARTLNKEIKGLASGITNEGVLKLIDENGETHLIYSADIE